Proteins found in one Acomys russatus chromosome 31, mAcoRus1.1, whole genome shotgun sequence genomic segment:
- the Bhlhe22 gene encoding class E basic helix-loop-helix protein 22 produces the protein MERGLHLGAAAAASDEDLFLHKSLGASTAKRLEAAFRSTPPGMDLSLAPPTRERPASSSSPLGCFEPADPEGAGLLLPPPGGGSGAGGGGGVSVPGLLVGSAGVGGDPNLSSLPAGAALCLKYGEGAGRSSVAESSGGEQSPDDDSDGRCELVLRAGGADPRASPGAGGGGAKVVEGCSNAHLHGGSGLPPGGSTGGCGPGNGGSGGGGGGGGGGGGSSKKSKEQKALRLNINARERRRMHDLNDALDELRAVIPYAHSPSVRKLSKIATLLLAKNYILMQAQALEEMRRLVAYLNQGQAISAASLPSSAAAAAAAAALHPALGAYEQAASYPFSAGLPPAASCPEKCALFNSVSSSLCKQCTEKP, from the coding sequence ATGGAGCGCGGGTTGCACCTAGGCGCGGCGGCGGCAGCGAGCGATGAAGACCTCTTCCTGCACAAGAGTCTGGGCGCCTCGACCGCCAAGCGCCTGGAGGCGGCTTTCCGCTCCACGCCCCCAGGCATGGACCTGTCCTTGGCGCCGCCGACTCGAGAACGCCCGGCGTCCTCCTCGTCGCCCCTCGGCTGCTTCGAGCCAGCTGACCCCGAAGGGGCCgggctgctgctgccgccgcctgGAGGAGGTAGTGGCGCGGGCGGAGGCGGCGGGGTGAGTGTCCCCGGGCTGCTAGTGGGCTCAGCGGGCGTCGGGGGCGACCCGAACCTAAGCAGCTTGCCGGCAGGGGCTGCCCTGTGCCTCAAGTACGGCGAGGGCGCGGGCCGCAGCTCGGTGGCGGAGAGCAGCGGCGGTGAGCAGAGCCCCGACGACGACAGCGACGGCCGCTGCGAGCTGGTGCTCCGAGCCGGGGGCGCCGACCCGCGGGCATCCCCGGGAGCAGGGGGTGGCGGTGCCAAGGTGGTCGAGGGCTGTTCCAACGCCCACCTGCACGGAGGCTCCGGCCTACCCCCCGGGGGTTCTACGGGAGGCTGCGGCCCTGGAAACGGGggcagtggtggaggtggtggtggtggtggcggcggcggcggcagcagcaagAAATCCAAAGAGCAGAAGGCGCTGCGCCTCAACATTAACGCCCGGGAGCGCCGGAGGATGCACGACCTGAACGACGCTCTGGACGAGCTGCGCGCGGTCATCCCTTATGCGCACAGCCCCTCGGTGAGGAAGCTCTCCAAGATTGCCACGCTGCTCCTCGCCAAGAACTACATCCTCATGCAGGCTCAGGCCCTGGAGGAGATGCGGCGCCTAGTCGCCTACCTCAACCAAGGCCAGGCCATCTCGGCCGCCTCTCTGCCCAGTTCGGCGGCCGCTGCAGCGGCGGCCGCTGCCCTGCACCCAGCGCTCGGCGCCTACGAACAGGCAGCCAGCTACCCATTCAGCGCTGGCCTGCCGCCGGCCGCCTCCTGCCCTGAGAAGTGCGCTCTGTTCAACAGCGTCTCGTCCAGCCTCTGCAAACAGTGCACGGAGAAGCCTTaa